The nucleotide sequence GATTCGCGGCTTTAAGGTCACATCCTTATCGGCATCATCAATCGGCGGGACATTGATGATATGCACACGCCGGAAAATACCATTATTCGGGTCAGCCACTCGTGGCTTTTCATTCATTGCCCAAAGCAGCTTGACCGTCGGATTGAAATCAAACGGATGCTCAAACTTGCGCTCGACGGTGATTGTCTCGCCGCTGATGATCGCGTTCAACATGTCCGTCTGGGCGATGAAGTCTGAGGGCTGCTCCGTGCAGGTTGCCAGAGTTTTACCCGGTAGGTTGGTTAAGGCAAATCGGCTGCGCGCCACGTCAGAAAGGCCAAGCCTTGTAACCCGGTCAGAGAGCGCGGCCCGAATGCCTTCGATGAAGGTTGATTTGCCGCCGCCCATCTTGCCGACCAGCCAGATGGCCACTTCAAACCTCATTTCTGGGGTGAGCGCGAGGCCGGCGAACTCTTGGAGAAATTCAACGACATCAGTTCCACACTGCGCATAGAGCCATTCAAGATAACGCTCCCAGGCTGGTGCTTTTGCGTTAGGATCATAGTCATAGCTGACGCCTGTTGTAATGTAGAGCTTGGGATCATGCAGCCCCAGCGAGCGCGTCGGAATATGGAGTGTGCCGTTGCGACAGACCAGATAATCAGAGCTTGCGTCAAAGTCGGTATCGCGCCGCGCCACGGTGTACTGAGCGAGCGCGTAGACAGATGATAAAAGGGCATTTGTCGGCCTGATCTTCTCGGCCTTTGCCGCTTCAAGTATTTCCTTGATTTCCCTTTTGGCGATGGGCTGAGGGTGAATTTGCCATAACCCATTCTCGTATCTGTAAAAACTGCTGCGGGCGAACACAGTCAGCGGTTGCGTGGCGATCCACCGTTCCGCAAGTTCATCATCGGTCGGCTTCGGCTTGTCCTCATTTGTCGCGGTTGCCGTTCTCTTGCTAGTCGCCTTCCCCTTCCCTGTCGGAGTTCCATAACCGAGTTGTGCGAGCGTCTTCGCTGCCTCTGTGAAATCGCCGTTGTGCCCAAGTATTGCGTAAACCTGAAATGGTGAATAAGGTTTATTAGTTTCAAACGGTGCCGCCGATGTCGAAAAGCACCAGAAGACATTCGGCGCAACGGCGTGCAAGGTCGCTTGATGCCCTTTGCTTTTTCCCGGTTTGCGCAGGTAGACCACGCGGCCTACCCGTTGCTCGACTGTCCAGCCGTGACTGAGTAAATCTTGTTCGATGTTGCCACGCTGGTCGTAGTCATCCCCAGGCCGCAGTTTGCCAGTAGTCTGTGCCGCTGCTTTCGCTTTGCTTTTCGGTTCACATTCATCAAAGGCCCGCGCAAAGTTAAGCAATAGCGCCCGCTCTTCGGCGGTGATGGTCGGAATAGTATCTAGACTCCCTTTGATGAATCTATAGGGCTTGCCTGTAGAGTGAACTGACAACGGCGAGCCAGGAGCAACGATATAACCGCCCTCGCCCCGCGTCTCGAATAGGGTGTCGAGTCTTTCAATGTACCACTTACCTTCTCTTTCCTTTGCGCCTTTAGTGCCTGCCGCAACTTCAACGATCCGCGGACGCCGTGCCAGTGGCTGATTGCCTTCGACGGCATTGCAGAACCAAGGCACATGATGTCCGCCCGATGGGGTCTCAATAATTGCGAGTCGTTGGTAGAGTCCCGGTGCATGGGTCTTAACCAGTTCGATGTAGGGAATCCAGAGTAGCACCTCGTCATTGTCGAGTGCTTCAAAGAACCAGCTTATCTTGCCACCGACAATGCCGATGCCAAGCCGTTTGCTTGCCCATTCAACTAACTCGGCGTCTGTCGGCTGGCGCGTCTGGAATGGTTTCCAGACAGCCTTCATCCGTCCTTCTTCAGCATTCCATTTCTTCGGCAATACCTGCCATGCGGGTGACTTCGTGCCGTCCGTCGCAATAGGAATGACAGACAGCCCGGCAGCGGTGTAGCTACGCCACGTTTGTAGGTCGTTACTATTGGCGCGATTCCTGGTACGCGGAATGTCGTTTTGTGGCATCCCCATATTGCATTCTCGCCAAAGTTAGCGTCAGCCAGTATTGCCGCCAATCTGATGCGACAAGTTCATAAAACACTTCGAGCCGCCCACCTCGACTGGCCCAACAGTCGAAGCAAGCGGCTCGTTGCAATCCCACGCGACGGGCAGCAGCGCGGGTTCTGAAAATCATCGCTTCACCTGCGAACCATTCGCAGTGGGTCGGAAGCGGCCCAGTTGTCAAAAGCCCGTACAAAGCAGAAAAGCCCTTCGCACGGCAGTGTCACATAAGTTTGAGGATTCACCAAAAAGTGGGCAGTAAGCAAAGGTAAGAATGCTTGCATGGACATCTGACTAAGCAGGGTTTGATTGTTTGCGCGGACATCCAAGTAAGCAAATTCTTTTTGTTTACTCGGATTGTTTTAAGAGGGGTGTGCCTTTTTTGTAATAGGCTTTCAGAGTGCTTGGCGAGGGTTTAGCTTGTTCACACTTCACATATAAATCCATGATGCTCAACTGCTCATTATTGA is from Blastocatellia bacterium and encodes:
- a CDS encoding phage/plasmid primase, P4 family, producing the protein MGMPQNDIPRTRNRANSNDLQTWRSYTAAGLSVIPIATDGTKSPAWQVLPKKWNAEEGRMKAVWKPFQTRQPTDAELVEWASKRLGIGIVGGKISWFFEALDNDEVLLWIPYIELVKTHAPGLYQRLAIIETPSGGHHVPWFCNAVEGNQPLARRPRIVEVAAGTKGAKEREGKWYIERLDTLFETRGEGGYIVAPGSPLSVHSTGKPYRFIKGSLDTIPTITAEERALLLNFARAFDECEPKSKAKAAAQTTGKLRPGDDYDQRGNIEQDLLSHGWTVEQRVGRVVYLRKPGKSKGHQATLHAVAPNVFWCFSTSAAPFETNKPYSPFQVYAILGHNGDFTEAAKTLAQLGYGTPTGKGKATSKRTATATNEDKPKPTDDELAERWIATQPLTVFARSSFYRYENGLWQIHPQPIAKREIKEILEAAKAEKIRPTNALLSSVYALAQYTVARRDTDFDASSDYLVCRNGTLHIPTRSLGLHDPKLYITTGVSYDYDPNAKAPAWERYLEWLYAQCGTDVVEFLQEFAGLALTPEMRFEVAIWLVGKMGGGKSTFIEGIRAALSDRVTRLGLSDVARSRFALTNLPGKTLATCTEQPSDFIAQTDMLNAIISGETITVERKFEHPFDFNPTVKLLWAMNEKPRVADPNNGIFRRVHIINVPPIDDADKDVTLKPRIQLEGPGILNWCLDGWVRLTQRGFFIKPLSVVEASQDFQLSSDLCALFIDECMNRDPQPLAPTMRERSGDLYKSFKQWAIDNGHKPLSSHRAAERWQALGLERRAINGQKYYYGAELNDNAPR